Part of the Sylvia atricapilla isolate bSylAtr1 chromosome 1, bSylAtr1.pri, whole genome shotgun sequence genome, CTCTTTGAAGTGTGTGTATAAGAAGGCTATCTATTTACAGTATCtaggtaaaaaagaaataatttaagagTAGGTCATTCCCTCCTCTCCACTCAAAGTCGTTTTTCCCTTACGGGCAGAATTCCACTTGTAAGGGAAGAAATCAAGTTAGCTCTGTTAAATTCTTGTTTATTAACATTTGGTTCTTGTAGCATAGAGATTTTCCAACTGGTCTCAATTTATCCATATGTCATCCTTTATTCCTTTATACTCAGGTTATTTTTCTGCCTTGGCTTCTTTAGAAAGCTTAAGGCATAGTttttttgttgggctttttttttttttttttttttttttttttttttttttttttttttgaggggtcCCCCCCTTTCTGGCAAGAATGCATCtatctttggggaaaaaatttaaTAGTTCAGTTTAagcagaatgtgaaaaaaaccactctTGCTCCAGAGGATGAAGTGGCTACCCTGGCAGAGGTTCTGTAGCTTATTCAGTAAAAGGTTCTGAGTTGttttacagtgaaaaatgtTTCCACATTTTCCATGAATGTCATAGAAAGACACTGCCTGCCTCCATAGTGAATAATTAAACAGGCGTTTCAAGCAGAATTCAAATGGTCTCACAACAGCCTATACAAACACTTAATGAAATTCAAGCACTAACTTCTTACAGCATGCTTCTCTGTATCCAGCATAATGCTGGTCTCATAATTAATAAACTAATTGTGTGGCtggtggtttgtgtttttttggtgggtttgtttgtttggggttttttgggggggaggggttTGTGGTGatttgttgttgggtttttggttgttgttgtttttgagaggtttttttcagctaaGAAATTTCCAGCTCCACCCTAGCAGACAGGGATTAGAGATTTTATTGGCATTGAGAAAACTGCCACTTCCATAGGCAGGGCTGATTCAGTATCCTCCAGCTGCTAGAAAGGATGGTCCTATTCCCCTTGCTCCACTTCAGGTGTTACCACTGTGTCATCTCCTGAACCAGCTTCAGAGCATGTCTGACCCAGTCTTTTCCTCTTAACTTCACAGTTAAGGGCAGAAAATTGAAGGGGTAGAAGAAGGTTTTTCTTCCATTAGGTGGTGTGCCAGAGGGAGAACTTGTGCAAAGAAGGAGGGAAACATGGGCAGCTggaagcaggagagagcaaaacAAGGTATTTGGCTGATTTAGCCACCTAGTGCAACATCACCCTGAACTCTCCTGCAGAGAACCCGGGCAATTTGAAACAATGTACACTGAATCCCACCTCAAACTACTGCATCTCTTAGCAGACCTCACAAGATGTAGTTCAGTGTGTCCAGTATCAGTTTGAGTTACAAGTAACTATCAGGTTGCAAGAAAGCAAGGAGGCTaaggaacaaaagaaacagTAACTAGCAGATCAAAGTCTATCTGTACCTTGTTCTGGATGATGCGCAGGAAATGAACTGCCTTGGTAAACATGATATCAGCATTTCATTTATATTGATGCTGGACTCTTAATCATCTTTTGACTGGAGGACCCAGTTTGTAGGATATCAGATGTGTTTCCTCTACTGAGCAATCTAAAAAGGTAGCTGCAGCCTGGATGGGGGCAGGAGCCATCTGGCTGCTACCCCATCACATCTGGTGTGCCAAGAGGAAATAATAAGAGGCTggattgttttgcttttcttctcagtaaATCGCTGCCTGATGATGATGACCATATTTCCCCCTTTTTGGAATCATTTTGTGACATGTGATCGTGTTTATTATGGCAACTTTGGAAGCCAGAGAACTGGAGTTCTGTTTGCTGTGTCCTGTAGAAGCACCCTTACAGAAATGCATGACTCTCAGAGGTTATAATCTAAATTCACAAGAGGAACCATATGGTGTGGAAGAAACATTAGATTCATTGAGAAACAGTTCTCCCCTCTAAAGGTGCACGGGTTATTTTAGGATTGACAGTGTCCCAAATTGCTCTGTAATGTGATTTTCTCTCACATGCTTATCCTCTTCTCCTCTTTTGTTCTTGGCCAAACACACAGACCCTTAGGTATAATAAACATAAGTTCAGAGTGTTCTACAATGAAACTGTGTTTGCTGATTCATAAAAATATGCTTAGCGTTGTTGTATTTAATAACTTCCAGCACCTGCAGTGAGTTgtaatattgaaataaaaatagattctCCTTTTAGGTATGCTATTACTAGCATTGAAATCGCATTCACAATTATTCCATCCTCTTGCCGGTAGAATATTCTTCTATCTTAATGCATATTGCAAATGATTAAGCATCATGTTCCAAAGGTCACCTCATACGGTCCTCATCAGGTGGGAACATCATAGTTACCAGGTAGAAGGTGAACAATAAGGTAATGAACAGAGCCTGTTCATTCGAGTACCAACAGAAAGACTCAAAAAGCCATGTAGTCTCTGATATACATGCCTGAGCAACACATGATATCACCCATCACAAATGACTGAGAATAAAGCCATGGGAAGACATTTTGTGTGCTTGAGAAGCTTTCCTATTTGTACACCTGTGATTTTTTCTCAAACAATGGGAAATCACAGACAGACATGAAAATGTTGTGGTATCCCTGTTGCCTCCCTTGTGCATCCATTGCCAGGCTCCACTGTTGCCTTGGAAACTGGGTAGGCAGGGCTTgatgcaggcagggaggaggctgtggcAGAGTTTCAGCTGCTGAGGGGCCCACGGGTGTTCCTGGGCAATGCCTTGCCTTTGTATCAATGGGAGAATTTGGGCTTTCATCTGCAATTCTGACAATTCAGAATTTACAGagctatattttaaaaaacaaacaaacaaacaaataaaaaaccactcacaaaaaaaccccacaacaaaaccaaacaatagGGAACTTCCATATCTATTTAAGTATCCTTGATGGTTAAGATTTGTTGAAGTATTTACCATAATGGAAGGTTCTGAATTGACATTCAAGTAGTTGATGTTCACTTATTAACTTGTTCCAAGGACTATAGTACAGGCATATGGGTGGTTGACTGTGATTTGACTTGATGCTGAGCTCACTTCTCTTCCCTTCAACTCTCCTCTCTATATGCAAAAATTCCATGCAAGTTTTTGTTCAGTTCACTGTGTGTTCATGGAtgttcagcactgctgaagaTGAAGGAACTTGTACACATTAACATGTACTTCCCTTTAAGTACCCAGAATAAAACCTGGAGCTACATCCCCACCCTGGAAAAAACAGCGGGAATCTACAAAGAGACCAATACTACAGTATCTAAGAATTAGTTTCCTAATAAAAACTCAGAATTCTTAGTGGAATAACTCTAAAGGAGGTCACTGTGTGCATGTGGGAAGACAACATCTCAGGTGTGCCCAGGCGTCTTTAAGAGAGGAATCATGATGCCTCAAGTTGGGCCTTTGTGGATTGCCAGGAATAATGTGGCATCCAAAAAGCTCTTCAGTGTCTGTGTGGATCCCTCAGAGATGCCAGAAATACAATTGTGTTGCAGTTCCACCAGTGGTTAGAAGAATGtaactcctgctgctgcccaaaaAAGTGGGTTATGCCTAGAGCAAGTACAAATGTATATGCATAAGTGGTGTGAACAATAACGAAGTGCCTAAGTGATTAAGTGCTGCTGAAATATGTCAAAGGAAAATACTGGCGACAGCTGGGATATAAAGAACACAAACTCCTAAAGAATTTGGTGAAAAGatctcagtgccagcacagtcCTTGATATCTTGTGATTGCAAAAGCCACATGGAGCAGCATCACACTTAATTCCCTGTGTTGCAAAGCTTAAGCCAGTCTGTGCACATGACATTACACAGCAGCTGAGGTTTCTGCACTAGGGAAGAAAATGAGCTACAGTTGATAAGAAAGTCAATTCACTGGGGGAAAGTGagagctgcttttgaaaatacagCCAAAGCACTTTTTCAAGGTCACAGCAGCCAGATTCCAGGCAAAGACATGGTACTTCTTTAGCCAGTAGTACTTCCTGCTGttgatgatgaaaaaaaaaaaagaagactgaaaCTGGTAACATTATGCACTGATTTTTATAGTGTTAAGCATAGCTAATCTGAGTATTATGTAAACAATTCTGATCATTTTGACTTTATTCTTGATAGTGGCAATGATTTCCCACATTAATTATTACCTCATCATTGCAAAAATCATCTTGTTTTGAAGGTGTTACAATTGCAATATAATGCTACAGCGTAGTGTCAAATTGAGATGAATAAACAGTCTACCTGATGTCACTGATCACACACAGACTCCcactcttttctttccctttcataCAACCACACAATTGTGGAGGTTGGACAGAACCTCTGGGATCATCTAGTCTAGTCCTTCACTTTGCCTGACAAGGCCAGCTACAACAGGTTAATCAGGATTGTCCCTCCTAGAGTTTTGACTATCTCTGAGACTGGACACACCACAatctccctgggcaacctgtaccAGAGCAAagtggttttgatttttattatgtttagatttctgtatttcagtctgtgtccatttcctctcctgtcaCTTTGCACCTCTGAGaggagcctggctccatctttTTTACTGCTTCCCATCAAGTATTTATACACACTGATAAGAatcccctgagcctcctccaggAAAACTGGTGCCAGCTCTCAGCCACTCCTTGTATGACAGATGCTCCACTTCTTTAACTGCCTTCATGGCCTTTCTTTGGACTCACTCCAAAATGCCCATCTCATACTGGGGAGCTCAGAACTGGATCTAAAACTACAGATGCATCTCACCACATCTTATCCCCTTCCTTGACCTGCTGGTAACAACGTTCTTTAAACAAGGATGTTGCTGAACAACCCTTGCTGTTAGGGGACACTCATGTTCAACTTAGTGTCCATCAGGATCTCCAGGTCATTTTTGGCCAAGCTCCTTTCCATCTGGGTGGTCCCTGCCGTGTACTGGTTCAGTGGGTTGTTCCTTTCCAGGTACAGGACTTTACACTTCCCTTTGTTAAACTGCATGAGGTTCCTGTCAGGCGGTTTCTCCAGCCTACTGAGGTCACTTTGGTTTTGGCAGCACGACCCCCGGGTGTATCAGTCTCTCCTCCCAGTTTTATATCATCAGCagacttgctgagggtgcactctCTTGCCATTTAACTCACTCATGGAGCAGTTAAAAGGTGTTGGCCAAGGATCAGTAGAGCACCAGTGCTGGCTTCTGAATTTCATGTTGCTGATGTCAAGCCCTTCAGCCTGGCAGCTCAGCCAGTTTTCACTGCATCTCACAGTCCATTTATCTAGGCCATATCTCATCAGTTGGCCTACAGGGATGCTACAGGAGAAGTTCAAAAGccttcacaaaataaaaatgttaactATGCTGAGCCTGTTGATACTTGGCAACATTTTAGAGCTTGCATTACCATGTTGTCCCCCTAGTGCTTTAATGTTGTGCTTAAGGTGAGCTCTCTCCAGTTCCATTATGCTGAACACAGGGTACATTGTTTTCCATCCTCTTTACCAGCCTATTCCTTGCTTCATTGTGGGCTGTCATCTCCCTTCCCTGGTGCTAGTGTACAGCTGTCCTTAACAGGGTAGTCAGATGGGTGGCAAAGCTActttcacttctgaaaaaaaattagagctGTAAATCAGGTACTTTTTTACAATCAAGTTCAATAATTTCTGCACAATCCATTTTAGACCCTGCTGAAATTTGTTACAGATGTTCTCCTTGGCAGTAGTGCAGATACAGGCATGTATCACAGCTGGTTCAGTTGTGttttccttgtccttcctcTCCTTGGTCATCCACCATGTGCTTATCTCAGTTTTTTTCTATGAGAGATCAAGCAGAGAGGCTACTGGCAGGATTCAAAGTTTTCCAAAATGAGGTGTGTGGCAGGTGTCTGGTAACACAGAACAGAACTTCacttacagaaaagaaacatatCCCATTCCTTGGTGTGTTAAACCTCTATCACTGCTGGGTAACTCCCAGAAAACGTCATTCTTTAGCAACAGCATAAAATCTCATGCCAGCCCTCTGTGTTCCTGAAATTAGAGCCTCACGTATACACGTTTATCAGCACTATCTAAAACAGATTTTATGCTTGAAAGCGGCTGTGGGCTTCAACATCACCATCCAATGTCTGCTTGCTTCAGGTGCCTGAACTATGGAAAAATTATGCCCGTGCTTCAAACACACTGAAACATAATTAAGCAGGCCTGAGCTAGAACACAGGCTTGCCAGTGCTACTAAAACATAGCAGCATGCGCTTTGCTGCTATGGTATAGTAGAAGCGAAGGAAGCAAGGGGACGTGTTCCAACAGGTGTGCAAAGACGGGGGAcgtggttttgttttctttttcacccCAAGATTAGCCCTGTCGTATCCGATTCCGGCCTTTTCCCCCATGGCTGAAGGCGAATTTTCCTCGGCGCCCCAACAGAGCGGCGTTCAGCCTGCAGAGGAGCCCGCAGCCCGCCTGTCCCGGACCGGACCGAACCCAGACACGGATCCCGACCGAAGCGCAGGAGACAAtgcccgggcccgccccgcgccATTCCGCCGCACGTCACcggcggggcggagcgcggcgcCCCATTTAAGGGGCAGCGAGGGGCGCGGCCGCCGCAGCAGCGAGTGCGGGAGGCGAGGGAGGCAGCGGCACCAACTTCGGAGATAGGCACCATGCGTGAGATCGTGCACATCCAGGCCGGGCAGTGCGGCAACCAGATCGGCGCCAAGGTACGGacgggagcgggagcggggcgCTCCCGCAGGTCGCGCCCCGCGGGCGGAGCCCAGCCCGTCGCGAAATGAAAAGCGAAAACCCGGGGTTTGCTGAGCCGTGTGAGCTGTGTTGCCCGTCCCTGGCCCTCTGAGCTGCCGCGGGGCTGGGTGGGGCAGGGATATGCCCGCGCTGCCGTCCGGCGTGCCCGGCCTTCCCGCAGGCAGCCGCGGCCATCCGCGCCGCCTCGCCCCTCTGCGGCCACGGCGCCAGCTCCCGAGGGAGGGAACGGGAGGGGTTTTAGTGCCACACGCTATCACCACTGAACGTGTTGCCATCTTGTAGTGGCTACAGGGTCTTGAGCTAATGCTAGACAATGGGTAGACACCAAATTGTTAGAGCCAGAGACGGTCACCATTTGGATACAAGCTACAAAGGAATTAACTTGCACCTCAATGCTCTGGCTGTTCGTCAGCCTCCTGCTAGTTCAGCTGCCGCGGTCAGCGAAGCCCTTGTGCACTGACTCACCTTCCCACCcggcagctgctctgccatgcAAGGGAGTGGTCAGGGCCGCGGAATGCATGGGCTTCGCAGAGGGTGTGTGATTGGCACCGGCCAGCTGTTTCCACTGGCACTGGAAACGGCTAATTgccatttttcaaaaattttctcTAGTTCTGGGAGGTCATCAGTGATGAGCACGGCATTGATCCCACGGGCAGCTACCATGGGGACagtgagctgcagctggagaggatcAACGTCTACTACAATGAAGCTGCTGGTAAGTGCCTGCTTCCTCAGATGTCCTCAAATAAATAGGGCAGGCATGACAGTTCTTTGAGGCTGGAAAAATCCTTGAACAAGAGCTGTCATCTGCCAGTGACTCCTCTAAGAGACCTTTGTTCTCAGAAAGGCTCTGATAACATGGTAGTCTTGATTGTGACAGTGCCTCTCCAGAGAAATGCACGGAGGTGGaagggagcccagcagggctccTGTGACACTGGCTGCCGACTGCCAGGGGGCTGTAACGCTGCTGCTGGTTCCTCCCACAGGTAACAAGTATGTCCCCCGTGCCATCCTCGTGGACCTGGAACCCGGCACCATGGACTCCGTGCGCTCCGGCCCCTTTGGACAGATCTTCCGTCCTGACAACTTTGTCTTTGGTGAGTGACGGTGGGATGGAGGAATTCCCAGAGTAGGAACTGTGCACACAGAAAAAGATTTGGAGTGAGCAAGTGGCCCTGGGGAACCTGAGTCCCCATAGCAGAGTGGGGATGGAAGAGAGGGGAGGAGCCCGTAGGGAAGGGGCAGCTGCATCATTCTGTGTGTTTGTCCCTGGGGCGCTAACGTGGCACTTGGCTTGTGGTCTGCCCCGCAGGTCAGAGCGGGGCCGGCAACAACTGGGCCAAGGGGCACTACACGGAAGGCGCTGAGCTGGTGGACTCCGTGCTGGACGTGGTGAGGAAGGAGTCGGAGAGCTGCGACTGCCTCCAGGGCTTCCAGCTGACCCACTCTCTGGGCGGAGGCACGGGCTCCGGCATGGGCACCCTCCTGATCAGCAAGATCCGGGAGGAGTATCCCGACCGCATCATGAACACCTTCAGCGTCATGCCCTCGCCCAAGGTGTCGGACACGGTGGTGGAGCCCTACAATGCCACCCTCTCTGTGCACCAGCTGGTGGAGAACACGGACGAGACCTACTGCATTGACAACGAGGCCCTGTATGACATTTGCTTCCGCACCCTGAAGCTGACCACCCCCACCTACGGGGACCTCAACCACCTGGTGTCGGCCACCATGAGCGGCGTGACCACCTGCCTTCGCTTCCCCGGCCAGCTGAACGCCGACCTGCGCAAGCTGGCGGTCAACATGGTGCCTTTCCCGCGGCTGCACTTCTTCATGCCGGGCTTTGCCCCGCTGACCAGCCGCGGCAGCCAGCAGTACCGCGCCCTGACGGTGCCCGAGCTGACGCAGCAGATGTTCGACTCCAAGAACATGATGGCCGCCTGCGACCCCCGCCACGGCCGCTACCTGACGGTGGCCGCCATCTTCCGGGGCCGCATGTCCATGAAGGAGGTGGACGAGCAGATGCTCAACGTGCAGAACAAGAACAGCAGCTACTTTGTGGAGTGGATCCCCAACAACGTGAAGACCGCCGTCTGCGACATCCCCCCGCGCGGCCTCAAGATGTCGGCCACCTTCATTGGCAACAGCACGGCCATCCAGGAGCTCTTCAAGAGGATCTCGGAGCAGTTCACGGCCATGTTCCGGCGCAAGGCTTTCTTGCACTGGTACACCGGCGAGGGCATGGATGAGATGGAGTTCACCGAGGCCGAGAGCAACATGAACGACCTGGTCTCTGAATACCAGCAATACCAGGACGCCACTGCCGATGAGCAGGGCGAGTttgaagaggaaggagaggaggatgaGGCTTAAGCCACCTGGTATCAAGGGAACTTGTGTAAAGCAGGCATGCATCTGGATGACTTCTGATAGTGGTGGTGAAGCATGTTTTCTAGAAACTCTGTACCCAAGTATCCTCTCAGCATTTGTGACTTTGCCAGATTTCTCCATGTAACTGTTCTGAATCCTAATTCTTATgatgttttttgtcttttaatattAAGAGCATATAAAGGCATGTATTCAAGATCATGGTTTGTGTCTTTCTTAACACCTCTATTGGACAAAGAACAGCTGTTCAGCCTGGGTGGTAACAAGTAAGTTCCAAGGCATGTCAGAAATCTTGCACTACAGTGGTATGCTCTGATCACTGAGGCATACGTGTTGTTAAGACATATGCTTCTCATGCAAAtatgtttaatgtttttcttacaGGACTCAAATCTACCTATAGCTGCATTGAAAATGGAAAGCTAA contains:
- the LOC136365093 gene encoding tubulin beta-1 chain; its protein translation is MREIVHIQAGQCGNQIGAKFWEVISDEHGIDPTGSYHGDSELQLERINVYYNEAAGNKYVPRAILVDLEPGTMDSVRSGPFGQIFRPDNFVFGQSGAGNNWAKGHYTEGAELVDSVLDVVRKESESCDCLQGFQLTHSLGGGTGSGMGTLLISKIREEYPDRIMNTFSVMPSPKVSDTVVEPYNATLSVHQLVENTDETYCIDNEALYDICFRTLKLTTPTYGDLNHLVSATMSGVTTCLRFPGQLNADLRKLAVNMVPFPRLHFFMPGFAPLTSRGSQQYRALTVPELTQQMFDSKNMMAACDPRHGRYLTVAAIFRGRMSMKEVDEQMLNVQNKNSSYFVEWIPNNVKTAVCDIPPRGLKMSATFIGNSTAIQELFKRISEQFTAMFRRKAFLHWYTGEGMDEMEFTEAESNMNDLVSEYQQYQDATADEQGEFEEEGEEDEA